The window CGCTTCGAGGCGGTAGAGCTCGGCTAACAGGTTCGCCCTGGCCTGAACGGGGGGCGAAGTCAGGTTGTAGAGGATGAGGGGCTGTCCGTCTAGGCGGAGGAAGCGCCGCTCGGCTTCGAGCTGGGACAGGCCGAGTCGCCAGTTCAGGGCGCTCGCGATGTGGTCGCCGTGCCAGGGTTGACCAGGCCGGTTGACCAGCTCGGAAAGGACGCCGGTGGCCTCGGCCGCGGGCAACAGCCGGATAGGGGTGACGTCGGAAGCGAGCGCGGCGGAGGCGTCGACGAGCTGACGGAAGCGTTCGGCCGCGTCGGTGACATGGCGTAGCAGGAAGGCGCACTCGTCCGGCTTGGTGCGGTTCTTGATCCACTCCTGGGCGGCCGTGAGGACGCCGGCGTTGCCGGAGCGGGCGTTGCTCTTGAGTTGGGCGTCATGGGACCACACGACGTAGGCGCGGAGGTCCTGGACGCGGCGCTCGAGAAAGCGCCGCCGTTTCTCCTGGGAGAGGGCGGCGATGCCGTCCAGACCCTCGATCGGCGAGAGCCGGCCGGGGCGGCGGAGGAGATAGAAGTAGAGACGGGTGTGGGGATCGAGGCTGCTGAGGAGCCGGAGCCAGCGACGGAGAACCTCGTCCATCTGCTGCGGAGTGCGGCCGTCGACGACGGCCGGGGAGAGGGCGGCGACGGCGAGGAGTTCGCCGTTGCGGGTAAGGCAGAACGGGTGGTCCTGGAGCCAGCCCCAATAGGGAAGCTCCTCGGCGAGGCTGCCGGCGGCCTCGTAGTTGGCGCGTTCAGCGTCCAGGTTCATTCGATGAGATGGAGGTGCCAGGTGGACGGTTTGCCGGCGTCGTAGCGGGTGCGGCTGGAGCCGGCCTTCGCAAGGATCGAGAGCATGTTGGGATCGCGCTTCCAGGCGAGAAAGCCGGCCACGTAGAGGACCGCGAAGATCAGCGCTCCGGTGATGATCGAGTTGAGGCCGTTCCAGACGCCCAGACCGAGCGTCATGGAGAGGAGAAACCACCGGCGTTCCACGCCCAGAATCTTCATGGGGCGTGAGAGCGCCGGGTGGCCGTACCAGGGTGTTTCGCCGCGCAAGAGGGAAGCTAGGAACCGGCCCATAGGTCAGTCAGACCGGTGGAGAGCGCGGCCATGGCGAGGGCCGCGGGGAACCGGCGCCGACGTGTGTAGCTGAAGGCGGCGAGGAGAGAGTTCGTGGCGAAGACCATGAACGCCGGGGAGGGGAGGAGAGCGACGACTTCGGGCATCCAACTCGCTCCGCTCAGAAGAGCCAGTTGAGGAAGTTCGCCGCGCCCATCGTCATGCCCAGGCCGAAGATGATTCCGGCCAGGAGCTTCTTCGAGCCGCCTTCGCCGAAGGCGAACATCAAGCCGCCGATCACGAGGGCCACGAGGCTCAGGCCTCGAGCGATCGGACCGGTGAAGACGGTCTGGAGCCGGGTGACGGCGGTCTGCCACGGGCTGGTGCCCTGGGCCATGGCCAGGGCGGGAACGAGGAAGAGGAGCGTCGTGAACCGAATGGAGAGGCTCTGGAGTCGAG is drawn from Acidobacteriota bacterium and contains these coding sequences:
- a CDS encoding VirB3 family type IV secretion system protein, yielding MGRFLASLLRGETPWYGHPALSRPMKILGVERRWFLLSMTLGLGVWNGLNSIITGALIFAVLYVAGFLAWKRDPNMLSILAKAGSSRTRYDAGKPSTWHLHLIE
- a CDS encoding TrbC/VirB2 family protein, yielding MTPETVDAKPQAPPSRLQSLSIRFTTLLFLVPALAMAQGTSPWQTAVTRLQTVFTGPIARGLSLVALVIGGLMFAFGEGGSKKLLAGIIFGLGMTMGAANFLNWLF